In Balaenoptera musculus isolate JJ_BM4_2016_0621 chromosome 19, mBalMus1.pri.v3, whole genome shotgun sequence, one genomic interval encodes:
- the GPR4 gene encoding LOW QUALITY PROTEIN: G-protein coupled receptor 4 (The sequence of the model RefSeq protein was modified relative to this genomic sequence to represent the inferred CDS: inserted 2 bases in 1 codon), protein MAPQPPWARGSISKASVPRMGNRTWEGCHVDSLVDHLFPPSLYIFVIGVGLPTNCLALWAAYRQVRQHNELGVYLMNLSIADLLYICTLPLWVDYFLHHDNWIHGPSSCKLFGFIFYTNIYISIAFLCCISVDRYLAVAHPLRFTRLRRVKTAVAVSSVVWATELGANSAPLFHDELFRDRYNHTFCFEKFPMEGWVAWMNLYRVFVGFLFPWALMLLSYRGILRAVRGSVSTERQEKAKIKRLALSLIAIVLVCFAPYHVLLLSRSAVYLRHPWDCGFEERVFSAYHSSLAFTSLNCVADPILYCLINEGARSHVAKALHNLLRFLASDKPRRWPTSXLTLETPLASKSNSMAKAMAASWVAAQPSQRDQVQLKMLLPAQ, encoded by the exons ATGGCCCCACAGCCCCCGTGGGCCAGGGGAAGCATCTCGAAAGCCTCAGTGCCGAGGATGGGCAACCGCACGTGGGAGGGCTGCCACGTGGACTCCCTCGTGGACCACCTCTTCCCGCCCTCCCTCTACATCTTTGTCATCGGCGTGGGACTGCCCACCAACTGCCTGGCCCTGTGGGCCGCCTACCGCCAGGTGCGGCAACACAACGAGTTGGGTGTGTACCTGATGAACCTCAGCATCGCCGACCTGCTGTACATCTGCACGCTGCCGCTGTGGGTGGACTACTTCCTGCACCACGACAACTGGATCCACGGCCCCAGCTCCTGCAAGCTCTTCGGGTTCATCTTTTATACCAACATCTACATCAGCATCGCCTTCCTCTGCTGCATCTCTGTGGACCGCTACCTGGCCGTGGCCCACCCACTGCGGTTCACCCGCCTGCGCCGCGTCAAGACGGCCGTGGCCGTGAGCTCCGTGGTCTGGGCCACGGAGCTGGGAGCCAACTCGGCGCCCCTGTTCCATGATGAGCTCTTCCGCGACCGTTACAACCACACCTTCTGCTTCGAGAAGTTCCCCATGGAGGGCTGGGTGGCCTGGATGAACCTCTACCGGGTCTTCGTGGGCTTCCTCTTCCCGTGGGCCCTCATGCTGCTCTCCTACCGCGGCATCCTGCGGGCTGTGCGGGGCAGCGTGTCCACCGAGCGCCAGGAGAAGGCCAAGATCAAGAGGCTGGCCCTCAGCCTCATTGCCATCGTGCTGGTCTGCTTTGCGCCCTACCATGTGCTCCTGCTGTCCCGCAGCGCTGTCTACCTGCGCCACCCCTGGGACTGTGGCTTTGAGGAACGTGTCTTCTCGGCATACCACAGCTCACTGGCCTTCACCAGCCTCAACTGTGTGGCCGACCCCATCCTCTACTGCCTCATCAATGAGGGCGCCCGCAGTCACGTGGCCAAGGCCCTGCACAACCTGCTCCGCTTTCTGGCCAGCGACAAACCCAGGAGATGGCCAACGTC GCTCACCCTGGAGACCCCGCTCGCTTCCAAGAGCAACAGCATGGCCAAGGCCATGGCAGCCAGCTGG